A stretch of Triticum aestivum cultivar Chinese Spring chromosome 1D, IWGSC CS RefSeq v2.1, whole genome shotgun sequence DNA encodes these proteins:
- the LOC123180402 gene encoding uncharacterized protein yields the protein MCLRGNRASGRPLPPRRRMRRASGGGVGGRAGDGRSPSAAAGWFRTARVAQPLVVKTKRARSTTVPGGRGRVHGGLQGCKPCYTAGMATAEASADASVAETQFTRWRA from the exons ATGTGCCTGCGCGGAAACCGTGCTAGTGGGAGGCCATTGCCGCCGCGGCGCAGGATGCGGCGAGCTTCGGGTGGCGGCGTCGGTGGCCGCGCTGGTGACGGGAGGTCTCCGTCGGCTGCCGCCGGGTGGTTCCGGACGGCGCGCGTCGCCCAACCGCTGGTCGTGAAGACCAAGCGCGCCAGGAGCACCACCGTGCCAGGAGGCCGCGGCCGCGTACACGGCGGACTGCAAGGATGCAAGCCGTGCTATACCGCGGGCATGGCTACAGCTGAGGCAAGCGCGGACGCGAGCGTTGCGGAG ACTCAATTCACTCGGTGGCGAGCGTGA